From Seriola aureovittata isolate HTS-2021-v1 ecotype China chromosome 20, ASM2101889v1, whole genome shotgun sequence, a single genomic window includes:
- the buc gene encoding bucky ball yields MDDGGKQPHTFGGGQQRPHHPRPFFYVQPPSQPYYLYQHWQMNNPYSHYGLPGGFNFSRPCMHPYQYMQYPGFVFPHAPIYPVDYRRMFEPRFHAPTWGDMPRQQHHPQPHRSREMACSEAQTDPSDAITKLIECLDKIRANELQGAERELDSGVASQSSGMFSPGEEKKSEEQGHILPSVPDDSPAVTFSDSTTAVYDGESSQRSLDALSPQGCWSAGLEEELPLDSSSVHEECPELEQPTGEHSLPLKKEEVTDIQSDILVTNPSVPKYDAVELLKSPTPSFSSAQPVLKEAKSRDKDSKTDHQTGSFDEAKSNPSYQILKLPFENVLTPGAAGAGRLSSPTTSYYYNYLPMQSTHERMSVLSPSLDELSSRDEMFSTDLEDADLFPNKHVYTGRRLPEVVGASPQAAEEIEEVWLPGSKRFVCACCGKSLAKGAGRSKVHSSKMYRDEAGDSEEESRYGRGCEQPVRVVVKKHSAPRKLHSLPSRHSAKFRYKRGQYKDPSDPFDQEEGRDLCKQDPADGEMEEMTSSELQCGTCQDRLCRDDLTTTDQGRWGDGDVIPRRRQATPLQRHEMSTQRKVMYHRPRDEDNDDDEPPPLHWERDSTMRGDPRC; encoded by the exons ATGGACG ATGGAGGCAAACAGCCACATACATTTGGGGGTGGACAACAGAGACCTCACCATCCCAGACCTTTTTTCTATGTCCAGCCACCATCTCAACCTTATTACCTCTACCAGCACTGGCAGATGAACAACCCATACAGTCACTATGGTTTGCCTGGAG GTTTTAACTTTAGCCGTCCCTGCATGCACCCTTACCAGTACATGCAGTATCCTGGCTTTGTTTTCCCACATGCTCCAATATATCCAGTGGATTACAGGCGAATGTTTGAACCTCGGTTCCATGCTCCTACCTGGGGTGACATGCCTCGCCAGCAACATCACCCGCAGCCTCATCGGTCTCGAGAAATGGCCTGCTCAGAGGCTCAAACAGATCCCAGCGATGCCATAACCAAGCTCATCGAATGCCTGGATAAAATTCGTGCCAACGAGCTGCAGGGTGCTGAGAGAGAGCTCGACTCTGGTGTCGCCTCCCAGTCCTCAGGGATGTTTTCTcctggagaagagaagaaaagtgaagagCAGGGTCACATCCTACCCTCAGTGCCTGACGACAGTCCTGCTGTGACCTTCAGTGACTCCACAACAGCGGTGTATGACGGTGAGTCCAGCCAAAGAAGCTTAGACGCACTGAGCCCTCAGGGATGCTGGTCAGCGGGCTTGGAAGAGGAGTTGCCCCTCGATAGCTCCTCTGTTCATGAAGAGTGTCCTGAGCTTGAGCAGCCAACAGGAGAACACTCTCTTCCTCTTAAGAAAGAAGAGGTCACAGATATCCAGTCAGATATCTTAGTGACCAATCCAAGTGTTCCCAAATACGATGCTGTAGAGCTCCTGAAGTCACCGACACCGTCCTTTTCCTCCGCTCAGCCTGTGCTTAAGGAAGCTAAGAGCAGAGACAAAGACTCAAAGACAGATCACCAGACAGGATCCTTTGATGAAGCCAAATCCAATCCAAGCTACCAGATCCTCAAGCTGCCTTTTGAGAATGTTTTGACccctggagctgcaggagctggtcGTCTCTCATCCCCCACAACCTcctactactacaactacctCCCCATGCAGTCCACCCATGAGCGGATGAGTGTTCTCAGTCCATCTCTTGATGAGCTTTCCTCCAGAGATGAGATGTTCTCCACAGACCTGGAAGATGCGGACCTTTTTCCCAACAAACATGTGTATACCGGCAGGAGGCTGCCAGAGGTCGTTGGTGCTTCTCCTCAAGCCGCTGAAGAAATAGAGGAAGTGTGGCTGCCAGGTTCAAAGAGGTTTGTGTGCGCTTGCTGTGGGAAAAGCTTGGCAAAAGGTGCAGGTAGGAGCAAAGTCCACAGCTCCAAGATGTACCGAGATGAAGCCGGAGACTCTGAGGAGGAAAGCAGGTATGGAAGAGGGTGTGAGCAGCCGGTCAGAGTGGTTGTGAAGAAGCATTCTGCACCCAGGAAGCTGCATTCTCTCCCATCGAGACATTCAGCAAAATTCAGGTATAAAAGAGGCCAATACAAGGATCCCTCGGATCCATTCGACCAGGAGGAGGGTCGTGATCTTTGTAAGCAGGATCCAGCTGATGGTGAGATGGAAGAGATGACTAGCAGCGAGCTGCAGTGCGGAACATGCCAGG ACAGACTCTGCAGAGATGATCTGACCACCACAGACCAAGGCAGGTGGGGAGACGGTGACGTGATTCCCAGGAGGAGACAAGCAACCCCTCTGCAACGACATg AGATGAGTACTCAAAGGAAGGTGATGTACCACAGGCCGAGAGATGAGGACAATGATGACGATGAGCCACCACCATTACACTGGGAGAGAG ACTCTACCATGAGAGGAGACCCAAGATGTTAA
- the LOC130161511 gene encoding uncharacterized protein LOC130161511 yields MPSTPKKQSRPLSHCGLDVPSRRRKLDLEYKDQPTVRKPKERYKPKGKADRRSLSDHECCLSRNFNENAFIPYASKRERLCSRCLAKRRICTSASPGIDDRSLTRKAVPFQQLNDALLPTCEACKSHTKKLTRKGSSPDVRGLHHGFDTEGESSENSSCRRGPKWRAADDPRKLTDLKRPLASKQNLEKCPAVMYPKMREKSCVCNEPQQHQPVAWERLRHCPHGNAIREMDENCDMPVSLQEKWRNVDEIYLTRRWQTEKSWKAVVPNPDADSSKNEVRSHLSKHKKSQSQGTRRKDTRC; encoded by the exons ATGCCATCAACTCCAAAGAAGCAGAGCAGACCTCTGAGCCACTGTGGTTTAGATGTGCctagcagaagaagaaaattagaCCTAGAGTACAAAGACCAACCCACTGTTCGCAAGCCAAAGGAGAGGTACAAACCCAAAGGCAAGGCGGATCGGCGAAGCCTCTCTGACCACGAATGCTGCCTTAGCAGAAATTTCAATGAGAATGCATTCATCCCATATGCGTCCAAGAGGGAACGACTTTGCTCCAGATGTCTGGCAAAACGCAGGATCTGCACATCTGCCAGTCCAGGAATTGATGACAGGAGCTTAACAAGAAAAGCTGTTCCCTTCCAACAGTTGAATGACGCACTCTTACCAACATGTGAAGCATGTAAATCTCACACCAAGAAACTGACGAGAAAAGGCTCCAGCCCTGATGTTCGCGGTCTTCATCACGGATTCGACACCGAGGGAGAATCTTCTGAGAACAGCTCATGTCGCAGAGGCCCTAAATGGAGGGCGGCTGATGATCCCAGGAAGCTCACTGACCTCAAGAGGCCGCTGGCCTCCAAGCAGAACCTGGAGAAGTGTCCTGCAGTGATGTACCCAAAGATGAGGGAAAAGAGCTGCGTGTGTAACGAGCCGCAGCAACATCAGCCTGTTGCATGGGAGAGGCTGCGCCACTGTCCACACGGGAACGCCATCCGAGAAATGGATGAAAACTGCGACATGCCCGTTTCTCTTCAGGAAAAATGGAGGAATGTGGATGAAATTTACCTGACACGCAGGTGGCAAACTG AGAAGTCATGGAAAGCAGTGGTGCCTAACCCTGACGCTGACAGCTCCAAGAATGAAGTCAGATCACACTTGAGTAAACACAAGAAATCACAATCACAAG GAACTCGCAGAAAAGACACAAGATGCTGA